The DNA window TTCGTCGACGCGTCCGCATCGTCGGTGGCGACCGCCCGCAGCGCTTCGGTGTGGGGGCGGGGCCGCGTCACCGTAACGGGCTCCGGCTCGAAGCACGCCCGGCACCGCGGCTCGTAGGCCTCCGTGGCCCCGACCAGCACCCGGTCCTCGCCCGGCACGATGCGCTGGGAGTGGTTGGCCGGCGCCCCACAGACCACGCAGACGGCGTGTAGCTTGGTCACGTGCTCGGCCACCGCCATGAGCTGGGGCATCGGGTCAAACGGCTCCGCGCGGTAGTCCGTGTCGAGCCCCACCACGATCACACGGTGCCCGTCTTCGGCCAGCGCCTGACACGTCGGCACGAGGTCGTCGTCGAAGAACTGCGCCTCGTCGATGCCCACGACGTCCGCCTCCTGCACCAGCTCTTGAATCTGCGGGGGCGCCTCCACCGGCGTGGTGGTCACGGAATTCTCGTTGTGGGACACCACCTCGTCTTCGCTGTAGCGCTCGTCGAGGGCCGGCTTGAAGACGCGGGTGTGCTGACGAGCAATGCGGGCCCGGCGCAGCCGACGAATCAGCTCCTCCGTCTTGCCGCTGAACATCGACCCGCAGATGACCTCCATCCAGCCGGTGGTGCGGTCGCGGTCCACGATGTGGGGCTCCAGGGCGGACATGAACAGGGCTGCACGGTGCGGGGACAGACGCAGACGTTGCAAGGTAACCGCACGTCCGGGAGGAAGTCCACACCGGTTTTGTATGGAAGCGGGGAAGGTCGGCCTGTGGGGGCTCGGGGCAGGCCGGGGCCGTGCGTGTCCAGGCGCGCAGCTACCCGGCCTCTTCCACCCGGAACGAAGGAAGGTGCACGCCCCACCGCAGCGCGGCCAGGCGCACGGCCGACACCGCGACGATCGTGAGGCCCGCCACCGCCGCCTCCGGAAGGGCCGCGGCCCGCAGGCCCAGATAGAGCACGCCCCCGGACAGGGCCGCCGTCGCGTAGATCTCCTCCCGCAGAATGAGAGGGGTTTCGTCGCAGAGCACGTCCCGCACCATTCCCCCCACCGTGGCCGTGACGGCGCTCATAATCACGACCACGACCGGCGGGGCGCCCACCCCGAGCGCAACACGGGCCCCCACCACCGAGAACACCGCCAGCCCAAACGCGTCGGCCACCTCCAGCGACTGCCGGGGGGGCCGGAAGACCGACGTGTAGGCGAAGGTGAGGCCGCCCGCCCCCGCGATCACCGCGAGGTACCGCAGGTCCTGAATCCAGAAAACCGGATGTCGGTCCAGGATCAAGTCGCGAATCGTGCCGCCCCCGACGGCCGTCACCGCCGCGATCACAAGGGCCCCAAACAGGTCCATCCGGCGCCGGCCGGCCGCCAGCGCCCCGGACACCGCAAAGACCGCCGTGCCGAATAGGTCCAGGACGTACAGAACGGTGCCGGGGGAAACGGGCATCGGGCGCAGCGACTCCATCGGACAGGAACGCGTTGAGAGATCTCAGGGAGCAGCGTGGGCCCGCCGCTCCGTCTGGTTTCGCCATGTGGACTGGACCAACGCCCCCAGCATGCCCACCAGCAGCAGCACGAGGACGACAAACGCGACGCCCCACCCAAACACGTCGGCCACGAACCCCGTCACGACGCTGCCACTCGCCCCCAGCACCATGTAGACGGTCCGGACGAGCCCAAACCCTGCACTGCGCTCGTGGTCGTCCAGGTGGTCCATGAACTTCGGCATGAGGGCCGCCCCCCATCCCATCGAGAAGCCGGCACACACCACCGATACGATGGCCATGCCCAGGCCCGTTCCCCCCACCAGAAGCCCGTACCCTACGATGCCGATCCCGATGGCGAGACTGGCGGCCGCGTCCCGCCCAATGCGGTCCGACAACGCCCCGAGGCCGGGCTGGGTGACGCCCTGCATCAGAAAATACCCCGAGAAGAGCACCCCGGCGGTTGCCTCCGAGTAGCCGTGGTACGCCACGAAGAACGTCGGCAGGAACGACGCCGTGGCCTGCCACACGAACATTCCGACGGCCGAGAGGATCACCGTGCGGGCGATCGGCGGACGGCGAAGAAGCTCGGCCAGGGGCCCGATTTTGAATCGCCCCCACACCGACTCGTCGGGCCGCACCGGCGGCCGTGCCCGCACGACGTAGACCACGAGGCCCACGACCGGAGCGGCAAACACCGTCCCCAGGGCGACGGCCCAGCGCCAGCCCATCCACGCGCCAACGGCCCCGGCGGCCATCGGCGCCAACACCCCCGCCACCGGCGCCCCCGCCGTGTGAATGCCGATGGCCGTGCCGATCTGGTCGGTGGTACGCGTCAGAAGCGACGTGGCCACGCTGTAGTGCAGCCCCGCCACGGTTCCCAGCACGGCCGTTCCCACCAGGAACATCGCGTAGGACGAGGCGAAGGCCAGAAGCGTGCTCGCGACCGCGGTGCCCCCCACCGCCACCAGAATGATGCCCCGCTCCCCGTAGCGGTCGGCCAGCAGCCCGCTCGGAAATTGAGAGAGGGCATACCCCAGCCACATGCCGGTCAGGGCCAGCCCGATCGCGCCGTTGGGCACGGCAAACGCGTCGCTGATGGAGGGGACGACCGGACTAATGACGAGTCGCGCGGCCATCGTTGCGAAAAAGGCCAGGGTACACGTCCCGAGGACGGCCCCCTGGCGTGACCAAAGTGTCACAGGCGTAGGGCAGTTGGTGAGGCAAAGCAAACGAGGAGGAGGCTGCGTGCAGGCACGGGCCTAGGCGGCCTAGATGCCGAAGAACTCCGCGACGCCGCCCAGTACCATTTTCGACGCGATCGCGGTGAGCACCATCCCCATGAGCCGCTCCGTGGCCACCAGCCCGCGGTCCCCAAGGAGGCGCGACAGGTTGGGGGCCAGAAGCAGAACGACGCCGGTGGCCGCCCACGCCCCGACGAGCGCAGCCAGCCACTCCAGCCAGCGCGTCGGGTCCTTGCTCATGATGAACAGCACCGACGCCAGGGCCGACGGGCCCGCCACGAGCGGCACGGCGAGCGGCACGAGGATCGGGGCGTCACTTGCCTGCTCCGCATCCTCCGCAAACACGCCACCGGGCGACGGAAACACCATGCGGAGGGCAATCAGAAACAGGATGATGCCCCCCGCTACCGTCACGGACGACTCCGAGATGCCGATGGCCGCAAGCAGGTACTGGCCGCCGAACAGGAAGACCACCAAAAACCCCAGGGCGATCAGCAGCTCCCGGGCGATGACCCACCGCCGACGCTCCTGCTTCACTGGACGCAAGACCGAGAGGAACACCGGAACGTTGCCAAACGGATCCATGACCAGGAAGAGCAAGAGGGCGGCCGAAAATATCGTCATCTATTCGTAGTAGTCGATTGGATGCCAAAGCACGGCGGAATGGTCGAAAAAGAGGGATTACGGCAATGTAACGCGCAGTGGCCCGTCTCTTATCTCTCCATAAGGTCGTAGGGGCGCCTCCGCACTGCCGTTTCATGGAGTTTTTCGCTCGGACCGATCGACGTCATCGATCGTTTATCACAGGCCTTC is part of the Salinibacter ruber DSM 13855 genome and encodes:
- a CDS encoding MFS transporter, producing MTLWSRQGAVLGTCTLAFFATMAARLVISPVVPSISDAFAVPNGAIGLALTGMWLGYALSQFPSGLLADRYGERGIILVAVGGTAVASTLLAFASSYAMFLVGTAVLGTVAGLHYSVATSLLTRTTDQIGTAIGIHTAGAPVAGVLAPMAAGAVGAWMGWRWAVALGTVFAAPVVGLVVYVVRARPPVRPDESVWGRFKIGPLAELLRRPPIARTVILSAVGMFVWQATASFLPTFFVAYHGYSEATAGVLFSGYFLMQGVTQPGLGALSDRIGRDAAASLAIGIGIVGYGLLVGGTGLGMAIVSVVCAGFSMGWGAALMPKFMDHLDDHERSAGFGLVRTVYMVLGASGSVVTGFVADVFGWGVAFVVLVLLLVGMLGALVQSTWRNQTERRAHAAP
- a CDS encoding trimeric intracellular cation channel family protein, coding for MPVSPGTVLYVLDLFGTAVFAVSGALAAGRRRMDLFGALVIAAVTAVGGGTIRDLILDRHPVFWIQDLRYLAVIAGAGGLTFAYTSVFRPPRQSLEVADAFGLAVFSVVGARVALGVGAPPVVVVIMSAVTATVGGMVRDVLCDETPLILREEIYATAALSGGVLYLGLRAAALPEAAVAGLTIVAVSAVRLAALRWGVHLPSFRVEEAG
- a CDS encoding thymidine kinase produces the protein MSALEPHIVDRDRTTGWMEVICGSMFSGKTEELIRRLRRARIARQHTRVFKPALDERYSEDEVVSHNENSVTTTPVEAPPQIQELVQEADVVGIDEAQFFDDDLVPTCQALAEDGHRVIVVGLDTDYRAEPFDPMPQLMAVAEHVTKLHAVCVVCGAPANHSQRIVPGEDRVLVGATEAYEPRCRACFEPEPVTVTRPRPHTEALRAVATDDADASTNEADPEAADAASADGTAA
- a CDS encoding MarC family protein, whose protein sequence is MTIFSAALLLFLVMDPFGNVPVFLSVLRPVKQERRRWVIARELLIALGFLVVFLFGGQYLLAAIGISESSVTVAGGIILFLIALRMVFPSPGGVFAEDAEQASDAPILVPLAVPLVAGPSALASVLFIMSKDPTRWLEWLAALVGAWAATGVVLLLAPNLSRLLGDRGLVATERLMGMVLTAIASKMVLGGVAEFFGI